Proteins from a single region of Synchiropus splendidus isolate RoL2022-P1 chromosome 3, RoL_Sspl_1.0, whole genome shotgun sequence:
- the mad2l1 gene encoding mitotic spindle assembly checkpoint protein MAD2A: MTSALQGITLKGSAELVAEFFSYGVNSILYQRGIYPPETFTRVTQYDMSLQLTTDPQLKNYLTNVVSQLKEWLFECTVQKLVLVVTCLDTNEVLERWQFDIECDKTAKESSVPREKSIKTIQEEIRSVIRQVTATITFLPLLETPCAFDLLVYTDKDLVVPDKWEESGPQIIDQAEEVRLRSFTTTIHKVNSMVAYKRSDSV; this comes from the exons ATGACGAGCGCTTTACAAGGAATCACTCTGAAGGGAAGTGCGGAGCTGGTGGCGGAGTTCTTCT CCTATGGGGTCAATAGCATCTTGTACCAGAGGGGCATCTACCCACCCGAAACCTTCACCAGAGTCACCCAGTATGACATGAGCCTTCAGCTTACCACTGACCCCCAACTGAAAAACTACCTCACCAACGTGGTGTCTCAGCTCAAAG AGTGGCTGTttgagtgcactgtgcagaagCTGGTGCTGGTGGTCACATGTCTGGACACCAACGAGGTTCTGGAGCGGTGGCAGTTTGACATTGAGTGCGACAAGACGGCCAAAGAAAGCAG TGTGCCCAGAGAGAAGTCCATCAAAACCATTCAGGAAGAGATCCGCTCAGTCATCAGGCAGGTCACGGCCACCATCACCTTCTTACCTCTGCTGGAGACACCAT GTGCCTTCGACCTCCTGGTCTACACTGACAAAGACCTGGTCGTCCCAGACAAGTGGGAGGAGTCAGGTCCACAGATCATCGACCAGGCTGAGGAAGTGCGTCTGCGctccttcaccaccaccatccaCAAGGTCAACAGCATGGTGGCGTACAAGAGGTCTGACTCCGTGTGA